Within Peromyscus leucopus breed LL Stock chromosome 16_21, UCI_PerLeu_2.1, whole genome shotgun sequence, the genomic segment ACATCAAGGACACGATGCCAGGGTCTGGTGAGGACCCGAAGACGGGGAAGAAGGGAGTGTATGGGAGGAGAGAGCACATTGCCGGAGAGGAGTCGGGATCAGGCTGCCCACTACAACTCACTGGCCAGAGTGCCTTCAATCCCTCCCTGGGGCAATATCCCCAGTGACCTAAGAACCTCCCCTTGACCTCAGGCCTTAAAGGCCCCTCTACCTCACCACCACCAACCCTGAGGACCAAGTTCCACAccatggggtagggtgggggggcAAACCACATCGGAGTCACAGCAGAGTCTGTTAGGACGGTTGGAAGTTATTGTCTCTAAGGATGAAGCCACAGTAAGAAAGGGAGCGTGGAGGGTTTGTCACAAATCCTGTAGACCTTTGAGCTGTGCCCAGAGGGGCTCTGAGGAAGCCATCGCAGAAATCTCAGTGAAattggggcagggggcaggggagtGGCAGGGTTGGCTGGAGGACAGGACAGAAAGGGAGGTTGGTGCTGTCATTATGTGGGAGAGGTGATGTTTGTTACCTGGAGGAAAACACCCTGTGATGGGGGAGCTGGAACTACAGGAAGAGGCGGAGCCCAAAGGGAGTCAGTGAGTGAATATGGAGGCCAATGGTAAAGACGAACTGTGCCATCTTCCAAGAGCGAGGCTATCCAATCTTGCTGCAACCCAACCCTAGCCTCAGCCCAATGGGTACTTTGGGCTGTGCGATCTTATCCCTGCTCTAAGTAGATTGGACCGGGATGGATGCCCACCCCAGGTTTGGCTAGTTGTTCATTTTCCAAGTATTTGAAAGGGAGTTAGTCCTGTGGGTGGTAATGACAGGCGAGGGCTGTGGCTACCATGCGGGCTGAGCATGGGACCGTGGCTACCATGCGGGCTGAGCACAGAGCTGTGGCTACCATGCGGGCTGAGCACAGGGGACCGTGACTACCATGTGGGCTGAGCACAGAGCTGTGGCTACCATGTGGGCTGAGCACAGAGCTGTGGCTACCATGCGGACTGAGCACAGAGCTGTGGCTACCATGCGGGCTGAGCACAGAGCTGTGGCTACCATGCGGGCTGAGCACAGAGCTGTGGCTACCATGTGGGCTGAGCACAGAGCTGTGGCTACCATGCGGGCCATGTGGCCCAGCAAGAAGATAGGTTGAGTTCTGCCGGCTTGTCGGGTCCCAGCTCTGTTCCCAGGAGACAGGACCAAACCAGGCCTGGGTTTGGTGTGCGGCCCCTGTGCCTTTATGGTAAACAGCTTCTCCTTGGGTGTAGAAGATCTTGCTGTTGCTGGCAAACAAAAACTTTGACTTAAGACAACTTTGCCCACTTCCTCGGTACTTCTGGTAGACCTGCTCTCTCCTGGGATGCCTACAAAGTCTTTCTTCatcaaccctttccttcccaggaccAAACTCACAGTTTAAGCCGGAGTTTTGGTTCTATTTATATCTTGATCAATGTGGATGCTTTAGCAAACCACAAACCCAGTTTCTCCAGAAGGATTGGTCCAACTCAGACCCCAGGGTGCCCTGCCAATGGCCCCTAGTAGCACCTGTGTCAGCCTAAGATCAGGACAGTGACATTAGAGTCATCTGGAGTGTGTTAAGAAGTCGCTACCTTCCTAACCTGAGACCCTAATCCAGAAGATCCCGAGAGATTCCTAAGGCATTTCCTTGGAAACCCCAAATCTGTGTCACTCATTTGGTGATTGACATGAGTGATCTGTATGTTCTTTGTGTGTTTCAGGTTTGCTCATGGTTAAAAATCTTCTGTATCACATGGTTAGAGAgagctatttgttttttttgtttgtttttttttttggttttttttttttgagacaggatttctctgtgttaacagtctggctgttctggagctcacactgtagaccaggctggcctagaactcacagagatctgcctggctctgcctcccgagtgctgggattaaaggcatgtgccaccactgcctggcttggtcttttttttttttttaagatttaattattatttcaatttgaaatatttcaatattttcaatTAGTAAAGTTTTGCCTGCATTAGTaaagtatgtctgtgcaccccatgtgtgcctgatgcctggggtggtggtggcagaagaGGActcaggatcctctggaactggagttacagatggttgtgagccaccatctgggaaGTGCTGgtaggtgctgggcattgaacccaggtcttctgcaagagcagccagcgttcTAACCAtggagcaatctctccagcctgggaccTCCTGCCTCCAAGTATCTTGCAGACCTACTCTGCTGCCCTCCTGCCTAATATGACGACACCACTAAAGGCCGCAGCCATCCTAAGCCTTGGGCAGCTGTTTGTTATTCACAAGATGCCATTGAACATCCAGAAGGGAGGTGGTGTTCCTGTAGGCGCGGAATCCCTGTGAGCCCAGTGCCTTACAAAGCTGTCACTGTTGGCGGGAGTTGCCATAGTCGGATACTCTGTATCCCTTTCCTTGAGGTCTGCACCAGGGAGATGAATTTCCTGAAGCCCCGGAGAAATGGAGAAACGGCCGGCTGACAAGGTGTGGGCCAAACAAGGCACAGACCGGCCGGCAATCACCACCGTGGCCATGCTGGGTGGTCACCACCCGGAACTCCTCCTGGTGCTCAGTATCCCTCAGCTGTAACTTTTGCCCCAGACCCCAAACAAAGGACAAAGGGCAAACACCATAAGAGAATTTAGTGCGGCTGCCAGAGGTTTGGATGAATCAGAGCTGTGGGTACACTGGGTAGGAGGGTCACAGACTGTGCCCCCCAAGTTCTACCCGGAGTTAGGGGGCCAGAAAATGAGGGACCTGTAGAACAGAGGTCGATGCCACTGGAGGTCAGCAATGTAGTAGGCTAGAGCTGAGCAtgcagaagcttccagaagcttGCGGGGAATCCACAGGGCATCTCTCAAGGGGTTCTCTTATAGGAGTGGTTACCTAAAGTAGCAAAACCCAGATGGCCAAGGCCGTTCACATTCACTTGCCCACTTTGTCCAAAccctgctttcctttttcctatCCCCtgccctcctgttccctccctcccctcctcttctctcccctcccctcctcttctctcccctcccctcctcttctctcccctcccctcctcttctctcccctcccctcctcttctctcccctcccctcctcttctctcccctcccctcctcttctctcccctcccctcctcttctctcccctcccctcctcttctctcccctcccctcctcttctctcccctcccctcctcttctctcccctcccctcctcttctctcccctccccacctcttctctcccctccccacctcttctctcccctcccctcctcttccccccttccctcccctcaccACTGCTTGTCACAGCCTCTGATCTCCCCTCCCCGACACACACATGCCCTTCTCCCTTCACCCCCAGACTCCCGCGGCTTCTGCGCCTGTGGACACTGGGCATGCGCGTACCTGTGATGATGAGAACCGTGCCCAGAAGGAAGCCCACAAAGCCGACGGCCAGGCCCAGGCCACAGACCAGCGTCTCTGTGGTGTCTGGTGGTGGGGTAAGCACCTGGGGCTCTGGGAGAGGAAGCAAGGGTCAGAGGGCACAGGAAGGGACCTGGAGTAGAGGAGACATGGACGGGAACGGGCTAGCACGGGGCTCCATACCCCAGTGCTGCAGGAGCGGTGCGTCCAGGCCCCAGTGCTCTACCCTGCAGTCATACACGTCCTCGGCTGAGGGCACGAAGGTCAGGTAGTGGAACTTCCGGAACCTGTGGTTAGGCTGGGAGTAGAAGCTGGTCTGGGTCACTCCCTTGGTGACGGGCTGGTTGTTGCGCAGCCAGGTGATGCTGATCACAGGGGGAAAGATATCTTCCACCACGCAGATGAGGACATTGGGCTTTCCCAGCTCCACGCGAGACTTGGGGAGGACGGTCACCCTGGGAGGCACTAGGAGGAATGAGACCCTGAATCCCAAAGTCCCATCCCTTACAGCGGGGCCTCATTAGGGTCAAGATTAAGGGACACTTCCTCCCATGTGGCCACCTGCAGAGGCGCTCTGGGGTGGTACCGACTGGGGCAGGAGGACACTGGAGAGGGATGGGGGGGTTcctgtccagtcccctcccctgcctagttaggggggcagagggagggccaGGTACCACTGATGGCTCTGGTTCGGTTGGAGCGTTCCACCAAGACGTCCAGATGAGCTCCGATCATGGCAATGCTGGTCAGCCCACTCTGAAAGTCCGAGTATAGGAAGTCCCCAAACTCAGGCAGACGCCACACGACCTCCTTGCTCTTCAGGTCCACAGAGAAAATTTGTTCCCCATCGAATTCGTGTGTGAACTGTCCAGAAGCATCGTAAGACTGGTAGAAGGCCGGCCCATAGGAGCCCATGTGGTCAGCTGTGTTGGGTGAGGGCAggatgggagggaagagaagcGTGTGTCAGCCAGGTGTGTGACCTGCTGAGTCTCAGCCTGGCCTCGTCCTGGGCTGTGTGGGGACAGTCCTGTTATGCCATGGCAGACCCTTGAAGAGTTGCcgagagacagaagacagaagagagaagaccGAGGGGGCGTGGCCAGTACACACATGGGTGCAGCTAGCAAAGCAGGCTGGGAAAGAGGGTGCCCACCCTTGTCTCAGGTTTCCGTTCCTCCATCATCTACTGTAACTGTAGCCACAGCCATGAGGTCAGGTCTTGTGTGTCAGATGGTAAAGTTGGCGTTAGAAGGAAATGGTTAAGGGGAAGTACTGAAGGGGAGCAGCTGGCAAAGAGAGGCAGTGTAGGAGTGGGTAAGGGACAGGGACAGACGGGGGCATGAACGCTCCACCATGTGTGTACTGGCCACGCCCCCTCCATCTCTCGGCCACGCCCCCTCCATCTCTCCGCAACCCTTCAAGGGTCTGCTATGGTACAACAGGACTGTCCTCACACACAGCCCAGAGACTAGGGTGAGGGAAAGGACAGCTTtccacaagccaggcatggtgacatagtCCTGCAACCACAGcactcagaggtggaggcaggaggatcataagttcaagaccagcctgggccacatagttcAATGAAATTCTGTCTTGTAAACACAtggaggtggagaaggagagaaaagagcccAAGGCACTGTAGGATACACTGGACATTAAGTCAGGAGttcaagcagtggtggcgcatgcctttaatcccagcacttgggaggcagaggcaggttgatctccgagttcgaggccagtctggtctgcagagtgagccccaggacagccagggctacacagagaaatcctgactctaaaaaataaattagtaaataaataaatcaggagttcaaagttcaCGTCCCAGTTTCCATCTCAGAGAGTGGCAATTGAATGGATCTCACCCCATGGCAGAGTACTCAGTGTCCTGGATATCTGGGGCTACATCTCAGTCCCTTCAGAGCTCTGCAGTTATGAGCTGAAACTGTCGTGTGTCCAGCATGGTGTCCAATGGAGGAAATCAGTCTTTGGTGTGCGGGTCAGGAGCTCACGTACAGACACAGTGGAGAATGCTTCAGTGAAGCCGGACAAGAATTGAACAGCGCAAGCCAGGAAGCGGTGGAGGAGCCAGGGTGCCGTGCGGTGAGGCTGGTGAGGGCATGGGTCTcagaaaagaggaagggatgaggaggaCTCTGAATGTAAAAGGAGCCCAGAGGAGACCCTGGCAGCCCGTAGCTGGTTCCCGAGTGGATGTGACAGAGTGGCGGGGATTTGTCTGCAGGGGGAAGGAGTTGCCCAGGtaccagagacagagagagacactctCCCCCTGTGCTGTCTCCCCacgcctcctcccacccccaggtgtCCCCACCACTTACCCTTGATGGCCCATACTCCCTGGGGACTCAGGAAGGTTATCAGGGTGCGGAGAACGAGGACCAGCTCCACACGGAGTACCATTGCTCTGGGGAGGGGCTGCTGCTCTAACAACGTCTATTTGGGGAGTGAGCGAGCAAGATGGaggtaaagagaaacagagtctaGGTTAGGGGAAGACCCTTGCTGTAagcaaccaatcagagcagttcTCTGAGTTAACGGGTCTGTTGCTAGGTGAAGAAGCCAAGAGTCTGGGTGAGAAGGTGGAGGATGAAGGCCGAGGGTCACCTGTCACTTCATCCTTTAAGAAGGGGCtccaggaaggagcagggaggtCTCAGAGCACCCAACAGCTGTGCTGGGACAAAGCCTCCATCTGGTCCATGATAGGAGGAACCTGATTTTTCCTGTAGGTCCCTCGGGACAAATTTGgggtaaaaatatgaaataaaatgcacTAAGAAAGTTAGGCAAATCAATGGATAAAATAAACCGTAGAATAAAAGCCCTTTACATCTGTAAATTGTTctcaaaaacattattttattttatccagtAAGAAAGAATGTGAAATGGCTGGAGATGCTTCACCTGAAGAAAAGCTACAGGCAATTCCTACAACTGATATGAGGCGGGCACAGGGCGCTGGCAGTCTCCATTTGTCCCTTCTGGTCCCCAGGCACCCTCTTTCATGCTGGTCAGTGTAGCAGGCCTTTTTggatcaccagcccccaaatcaagACAAAGAGGCTTACtataattatgaatgcttggccttcaCTTAGGCCTGTttctagctagtttttttttttttttttaagatttattttatttattatagaaacagtgttctttctgcaagtttgcctgtacaccagaagagggcgccagatctcattacagatggttgtgagccaccatgtggttgctgggaattgaactcaggacctctggaagggcagtcagtgctcttaacctctgagccatctctccagccctctagctagttttttaaactttaattttaacccgtttctgttcatctatgtgcgGCCCCAACGCCCGTTTACCTCGTCTATGTATTGTCtatgctgctttcctgcttccttcctgtctgtctggcccctgtctgtctgtctggctcctGGCTGTCTGTCTGACCCCTGGCTGGCGGGCTGacccctgcctgtctgtctgtctggcccctggctgtctgtctgtctggcccctggctgtctgtctgtctgtctggcccctggctgtctgtctggcccctggctggctggctgacccctgcctgtctgtctgtctggcccctggctgtctgtctgtctggcccctgtctgtctgtctgtctggcccctgtctgtctgtctgaccccTGGCTGGCGGGCTGACTCAccttttctctctgccagccagccctgcctattcttcctctgcctatctattggccgttcagctttttattagagcagtcaggtgccttaggcgcGCAAGGTgagacagcaacacatcttcatacagttaaacaaatgttctattccacaacaggctTTTGCCTCTTGGTGGGCTCTCCCAATGGCTGGCACTAGAAGGACTCAATACAGAAAATAGAGAGatgttgggcatggtggcgcacgcctttaatcccagcactctggagacagaggcaggtggatctcttatgtgttcgaagccagcctagtctacatagggtgttccaggacagccagggctgcccagagagaccttgtctcaaaaaataaaaatggataactGTCTATTTATCCATAAGAACTCTCACCAAACTTCTGAAGGTCATTTGCCAAAGATGCTGAAGTAAACGATTTTCAAGCTTGGCTACATCTGAGAAATCTCCCGGGTCTTTGATACCAAAGAGTCGCCCGTGGGGTTTGTAACAAATACAaatttctggggctggggaggtggctctgtgGATAGAGAGCTTGCCTGAGTGTGGGTTCCtaggacacaggaaaagccagatgtggtggagcacatctgtaacccccagccctgggaaggcagagaccgGCAGATCCATGAAACGtgttggccagctagtctagccaaataggtgagctccaggttcagtgagagaccccattcaaaaaataaggtggagtgtcttagttagggttttttgctgtgatgaaatgccatgaccaaaaagcaagttgaggaggaaaaggtttattaggctcacacttcagcattgctgttcatcactgaaggaagtcgggacaggaactcaaacagggcaggatcctggaggcaggagctgatgcagaggccatggagggtgctgcttactggcttgcttcccctcagttgctcagcctgctttcttacagaacccaggaccagcagcccagggatggcaccacccaccatgggctgggcctcccccattgatcactaatcaagaaaatgccttacagctggatctcatggaggcatttaatcaactgaggctccttcctctctgatgacttcagTGTGTCCTGCcctgccagaagaccagagttcggataccagcacccacatgagacaGCTCACAATAGCCCGTAACTATGGCTCCGGGGGACCCGATGCCTCTAGTCTTGGTGGGCACCTGTGCTCTCaggcacactcagacacacacatatgcataattgaaaattaaacaaatcggaagctggagagatggctcagtggttaggaacacctactgctcatgcagaggatctgggtcaggttctcaacacccacaaggcggctctcaaccatctgtaattccagttcccagggatctgatacccCTTCTGGCTGCTATGGGCACtgtatacatgtggtgcacatgcaccCAGGCAAACACGCatacatatcaaaataaaaacacatctttaaaaaattcatatcAATTCAAGTTATTGGTTACTTAACAAATGCAGGTTCCTGGATTTCATCCAGAACTGAGTGGGATCAGCCCAGGGTGGTTCTTGAGCAGCCTGTGTGGCCGTACCTTCTGGTAAAACACTTTAGTGCCCTTTCCTCAGGACATGAGGGGTTCCTGCCCTGAGGGAGCTGCCCACAGGTTCTGGCTGTGAATCTCAGCCCTCAGAGGGCTGAGTGCCCTAACTGATGGGACCCTAACCCGCGTCCTTTGTTTCTATCCCCAGTGTCCACACTGTTCCCAGTGTCCACAACAAGGCCTGGTGCACAGAGTTCTCTCAGTAGATGTCTGCCAAATGAGGGAACCTCCTCTCAGCCTTGGCCCAGCCTGCATAGATCCTCCCCGCATAGGTCCTCCCTGCATAGGTCCTCCCCGCATAGATCCTCCCCGCATAGGTCCTCCCCGCATAGATCCTCCCCGCATAGATCCTCCCCGCATAGATCCTCCCCGCATAGGTCCTCCCTGCATAGATCCTCCCTGCATAGATCCTCCCCGCATAGGTCCTCCCTGCATAGGTCCTCCCTGCATAGATCCTCCCTGCATAGGTCCTCCCTGCATAGGTCCTCCCTGCATAGGTCCTCCCCGCATAGATCCTCCCCGCATAGGTCCTCCCTGCATAGATCCTCCCTGCATAGATCCTCCCCGCATAGGTCCTCCCTGCATAGATCCTCCCTGCATAGATCCTCCCCGCATAGGTCCTCCCTGCATAGATCCTCCCTGCATAGATCCTCCCCGCATAGATCCTCCCCGCATAGGTCCTCCCCGCAAAGGTCCTCCCTGCATAGATCCTCCCTGCACAGGTCCTCCTCGCATAGGTCCTCCTCGCATAGGTCCTCCCCGCATAGGTCCTCCCCGCATAGGTCCTCCCCCTCTTAGTCTCTCCTCCAGGGAGGCTGCAGCCCTGGGATGGCAGGACAAGAGATGGTAAAGTCTCAGGGAGAGCATGGTAACCACGGTGGCTTCTCTGTTTAGTAATGGCTGAGTGAAGCTGAGTGGTTTTGAGATGGGAATCTCCCGGCGACACATCAAGAGAGGCCACCCAAGTGCagctgtgggtttttgtttgtttgtttgttttctttttcttttctttctttctttttttttttaaatcacattacatttatttgtttgtttgggagggGGAGTGTGTATACCAGGGTTCAGCtatggtcagaagacaacttgtacttctaccatgtgagtccagAGGATCGCATGGTTGTCGGGCTTAGCAGCAAGCAGCTCCTGAGCCATTCCGTAGGCCCATACAGCAgttctaaaagttaaaaaaaaaaagtaaacattctagccaggcatggtgtttaaccccaacactgggaaggcagaagcaggcagatttctgagtctgaggccagtcttaACAActtagagagttcaaggccagcgagGGATACATAGTAAcaacctatgtgtgtgtgtgggggggagtgtaAACATTGTAACAGACTTACTGATTTGGAACTTCTATGCTGAGGAAAGAgagtaggaaaatattaaaagtctttgttttcagtaattaaaccattattgtttttcgagacagggtttctctgtgtagctttggtgcctttcctggaacttgctttgtagacagaccaggctggccttgaactcacagagatccgcctgcctctgcctcccaagtgctgggattaaaggcatgcgccaccaccgcccagccgtggatttttcttatttccatttctatttgtaaataaaaatggtCGAATTTGAAAATATCCATGAGATGCCATCTTAATTTTAACTCATATATTAGAAGAAGTGAAAGTTTACCAAAAGATGTTTTATTACAAGCAGACTAGAGGAAGAGCCCAATCTCTTCCCTTAGGGAGTCAGACCGCTGCAGCCCTCAAACTGCATCCAAATGAATCTCCTTCATCCAAGTGTATTGCTGTCCCCTCTCCAGGGCCAACCCGAATGCTCAAACCCTCCCCGAAAGTGAGGTCAAAACCCTTGGTAACTGCTGCCATGGTGTCACTTGAAGCCACATCGTCAAGAGAGACTTGTCATAAGTGACCTGGTCCACCCAGCAAGACTGAGTCTCCCAGCTCAGAAACGGGAAAAGTTGTTCTTAGGAATTCTCTGGACGGAGGCAGCGAAGTGTTCATGTAGGAACCTGGAGCTGGGGAGCCCGGGGAGGGACGTCCTGGCCGGAGCTGGGGAGCCCGGGGAGGGGCGTCCTGGCCGGTGAGAAATACAGCAGCACCTGCTGCTGCCTTTGTTTCGCTGGCAGCCATACCAAGGGCTGAGGACTTTAAGGTCAGCAAGTCATTGGGAGGGGCAGAgccctctgtgagttcaaagccatccagGGGACatagggagctccaggacagccagggctacatattagCTGTATGTAGCAGTTGAGGCAGAGACAAGTTCAGGGCATCTTCCCGAGGCCATGTTCTTTTCAGAAAGATCATCACCTGCAGGGAGGCACACAGTCGCCATCGACCTCAGGCTCAGGGTGGAGTCTGGGACCCGACCTGCCCCCCCTTCTCTTTGAACCCCTGGCCCTGTTTCTCAGCCCTGTGTCCCACGAGGCTCCACTGTGGCCTTGCTCATGCTTTGAACGATTCACTTTCTACCATGGCGACAGCTATAAAATTGTCATGCTGTGCTCTAATGATGGTGCCACAGGACATCTTAGCATCCCACAGTCTGTAGCCAGCTCCCAGCCTTGGACAAGCGAGGTACTAAACAAGTAAGTGTTGGAGTAAACATTTCCAGCGAATCGACAGATATTTATGGGGGAATTTCTAAATACCAAGGTATGTGCTAACCTCTACAGATAAAAATCATTAAGAAGGGGCTTCTAGCTGGGCTTGGAGGTGCATGGCTTTGATTCTAGTGTtcgagatgcagaggcaggcttCTCGTCATAAAGCTATAAGCTAGGAGAGgtcccagcctcctcccttcACACTCCATGGAAAATTATAAAAGTCCAAAGAAAACCTGAGTCTGAGGGACTACATAGAGACTCAGAAAGTATCCAGAGGGCTCGATGCCCATAGGAAGTtctgtgcagggtgtgtgtgtgtgtgtgtgtgtgtgtgtgtgtgtgtgtgtgtgtatgtgtgtgtgtgtgtatttttgtttttgtcaccCCCCCCACACATGTTGTCCTGTGAGAAACCTGT encodes:
- the LOC114686361 gene encoding HLA class II histocompatibility antigen, DO alpha chain isoform X2 produces the protein MGSYGPAFYQSYDASGQFTHEFDGEQIFSVDLKSKEVVWRLPEFGDFLYSDFQSGLTSIAMIGAHLDVLVERSNRTRAISVPPRVTVLPKSRVELGKPNVLICVVEDIFPPVISITWLRNNQPVTKGVTQTSFYSQPNHRFRKFHYLTFVPSAEDVYDCRVEHWGLDAPLLQHWEPQVLTPPPDTTETLVCGLGLAVGFVGFLLGTVLIITGNHSYKRTP
- the LOC114686361 gene encoding HLA class II histocompatibility antigen, DO alpha chain isoform X1; amino-acid sequence: MVLRVELVLVLRTLITFLSPQGVWAIKADHMGSYGPAFYQSYDASGQFTHEFDGEQIFSVDLKSKEVVWRLPEFGDFLYSDFQSGLTSIAMIGAHLDVLVERSNRTRAISVPPRVTVLPKSRVELGKPNVLICVVEDIFPPVISITWLRNNQPVTKGVTQTSFYSQPNHRFRKFHYLTFVPSAEDVYDCRVEHWGLDAPLLQHWEPQVLTPPPDTTETLVCGLGLAVGFVGFLLGTVLIITGNHSYKRTP